From Bradyrhizobium sp. NDS-1, the proteins below share one genomic window:
- a CDS encoding phage holin family protein, whose amino-acid sequence MLAPSGELLRAGMALKLNHVKRAAQSYLRDQTSQATGKVTSYAVAGGLFAVAGLFVVAAFFVGLMALYRWVAIAYGQFWGFGAVGAVLLVLAAICAGVAAAQMKRKARPIVPLASRLRVAIATPRIPRGTVKEAVKEVATAIPLAPLAPGERRHGARALPARTNRPVQLGLMLAAIGLAGFTAARRRRHGHRLDA is encoded by the coding sequence ATGCTCGCGCCATCGGGCGAATTGCTACGCGCCGGCATGGCGCTGAAGCTCAACCACGTCAAACGCGCCGCTCAATCCTATCTGCGTGACCAGACCAGCCAGGCCACCGGCAAGGTGACGTCTTACGCCGTTGCCGGCGGGCTGTTCGCCGTCGCGGGCCTGTTCGTTGTGGCGGCATTCTTCGTCGGCCTGATGGCTCTGTACCGCTGGGTTGCCATCGCTTACGGGCAGTTCTGGGGGTTTGGTGCCGTCGGCGCGGTGCTGCTGGTGCTGGCCGCGATCTGTGCCGGCGTGGCGGCCGCTCAGATGAAGCGCAAAGCCAGGCCGATCGTGCCACTTGCCAGCCGTTTGCGCGTGGCCATAGCGACCCCGCGAATTCCGCGCGGAACGGTCAAGGAGGCGGTGAAGGAGGTCGCGACCGCCATTCCCCTTGCGCCGCTCGCGCCCGGCGAGCGCCGCCATGGCGCAAGAGCGTTGCCAGCGCGCACCAACCGGCCCGTGCAGCTTGGCCTGATGCTCGCGGCAATTGGACTGGCGGGGTTCACTGCGGCACGCCGCAGGCGTCACGGCCATCGATTGGACGCTTGA
- the prmB gene encoding 50S ribosomal protein L3 N(5)-glutamine methyltransferase: MAKPSKKSGRGRAAPKFAKIGPGELLTLLDYVRYAVSRFVEAELAFAHGTTDPVAEAAFLVSEALHLNPEQFEMFANARVTAAEGKTVLDLIHQRVTTRKPAAYLVNKIYMRGLPFYVDERVIVPRSFIGELLESHFGGEESVGALIDDPMAVERVLDLCTGSGCLAILAAHHFPNATVDAVDISKGAFEVAARNVGEYGLEDRISLYRGDLFAPLGDARYDLIITNPPYVDAEGMAALPPECRAEPKLAFDGGRDGLDVVRRILREAPEHLTPEGGLICEIGRGRDLIDEAFPELPLLWLDTEESEGEVFWIAAADLN; this comes from the coding sequence ATGGCAAAACCATCCAAAAAGTCCGGGCGCGGCCGCGCCGCGCCAAAATTTGCCAAGATCGGTCCGGGCGAACTTCTCACGCTGCTCGATTACGTCCGCTATGCGGTGAGCCGCTTTGTCGAAGCCGAGCTAGCCTTTGCCCATGGCACGACCGATCCGGTTGCCGAGGCCGCCTTCCTGGTCAGCGAGGCGCTGCACCTCAATCCCGAACAGTTCGAGATGTTCGCCAACGCGCGCGTCACGGCCGCGGAGGGCAAGACCGTCCTCGATCTCATTCATCAGCGGGTCACCACGCGCAAACCGGCCGCCTATCTCGTCAACAAGATCTACATGCGCGGCCTGCCCTTCTATGTCGACGAGCGCGTCATCGTTCCGCGCTCCTTCATCGGCGAGCTGCTGGAGTCGCATTTCGGCGGCGAAGAAAGCGTCGGCGCGCTGATCGACGATCCCATGGCCGTCGAGCGCGTGCTCGATCTGTGCACGGGATCGGGATGCCTCGCCATCCTTGCCGCGCATCATTTTCCGAACGCCACCGTCGATGCCGTCGACATCTCCAAGGGCGCGTTCGAGGTCGCCGCGCGAAATGTCGGCGAATACGGGCTCGAGGACCGGATCAGCCTGTATCGCGGCGACCTGTTCGCCCCGCTCGGCGATGCGCGCTACGACCTGATCATCACCAATCCGCCCTATGTCGATGCCGAAGGCATGGCGGCGCTGCCGCCGGAATGCCGGGCCGAGCCGAAGCTCGCCTTCGATGGGGGCCGCGACGGCCTCGACGTGGTGCGCCGGATCCTGCGCGAGGCGCCCGAGCACCTGACGCCGGAGGGCGGGCTGATCTGCGAGATCGGCCGCGGCCGTGATCTGATCGACGAGGCCTTTCCGGAACTGCCGCTGCTCTGGCTCGACACCGAGGAATCCGAGGGCGAGGTGTTCTGGATCGCAGCCGCCGATCTCAACTGA
- a CDS encoding molybdenum cofactor biosynthesis protein MoaE: MASPVSTCPVTIRIQEDDFDIAREIAFLTGSRTDIGAVVSFSGICRADEDSANIAALTLEHYPGMAEEEIRRHVDEATSRWPLNGVTVIHRVGRFMPGQNIVLVLAASQHRQAAFQAAEFLMDYLKTSAPFWKKEESDAGTGWVEAQARDDEAAARWTRS; this comes from the coding sequence ATGGCCTCCCCTGTCTCCACCTGCCCCGTCACGATTCGTATTCAGGAGGATGATTTCGATATCGCCCGCGAAATCGCGTTCCTGACCGGGAGCCGCACCGACATCGGGGCCGTCGTGAGCTTTTCCGGCATCTGCCGCGCCGACGAGGACAGCGCGAACATCGCCGCGCTGACGCTCGAACATTACCCCGGCATGGCCGAGGAAGAGATCAGGCGTCATGTCGACGAGGCGACCTCGCGCTGGCCGCTGAACGGCGTCACGGTGATCCACCGCGTCGGCCGCTTCATGCCGGGCCAGAACATCGTGCTGGTGCTGGCCGCCTCGCAGCACCGCCAGGCCGCCTTCCAGGCGGCCGAGTTCCTGATGGATTATCTCAAGACGAGCGCGCCCTTCTGGAAGAAGGAAGAAAGCGACGCCGGCACCGGCTGGGTCGAGGCCCAGGCCCGCGACGACGAAGCCGCCGCACGCTGGACCCGATCCTGA
- the moaD gene encoding molybdopterin converting factor subunit 1, giving the protein MKVKYFAWVRERVGKAEETIEPPATVHTVAELIAWLSSQSEAYAYAFEKPKVIRAAIDHAHVKSDAVITGAREIAFFPPMTGG; this is encoded by the coding sequence ATGAAGGTGAAATATTTTGCCTGGGTGCGCGAGCGCGTCGGCAAGGCGGAGGAGACCATCGAGCCCCCTGCGACCGTGCACACCGTCGCGGAGCTGATCGCCTGGCTGTCGAGCCAAAGCGAGGCCTACGCCTACGCGTTCGAGAAGCCGAAGGTGATCCGCGCCGCGATCGACCACGCCCATGTCAAATCGGACGCTGTGATCACCGGCGCCCGCGAAATCGCGTTCTTCCCGCCAATGACCGGCGGCTAG
- the pgsA gene encoding CDP-diacylglycerol--glycerol-3-phosphate 3-phosphatidyltransferase, whose translation MNIATTRGTTSRAMSLPNILTYGRIAAIPVVVGCIYAQSILDQPLWLRWVAVAIFIGAAVTDYLDGYYARIWNQQSAFGRMLDPIADKLLVASCLLMLAADGIIHGWSLWAAIVILCREILVSGLREYLAALRVSVPVTKLAKWKTTVQLVAIGFLLAGPAGDEVVPVVSMIGLALLWASAIVTIYTGYDYFRAGIHHLIKEDEG comes from the coding sequence ATGAACATCGCCACGACACGAGGGACGACCAGCCGCGCGATGTCCCTCCCGAACATTCTGACCTATGGCCGGATCGCCGCGATCCCGGTCGTGGTCGGATGCATCTACGCGCAATCGATTCTGGATCAGCCGCTGTGGCTGCGCTGGGTGGCGGTAGCCATCTTCATCGGCGCCGCGGTGACCGACTACCTCGACGGCTATTATGCGCGGATCTGGAATCAGCAATCGGCGTTCGGCCGGATGCTCGATCCGATCGCCGACAAGCTGCTGGTCGCCTCGTGCCTGCTGATGCTGGCCGCCGACGGCATCATCCACGGCTGGTCGCTGTGGGCCGCCATCGTGATCCTGTGCCGCGAGATCCTGGTCTCGGGCCTGCGCGAATATCTTGCCGCGCTTCGCGTCAGCGTGCCCGTGACCAAGCTTGCCAAGTGGAAGACCACGGTCCAACTCGTTGCCATCGGCTTTCTGCTCGCCGGACCTGCCGGCGACGAGGTGGTGCCCGTCGTCTCGATGATTGGCCTCGCGCTGCTGTGGGCCTCGGCGATCGTGACCATTTATACCGGCTACGACTATTTCCGTGCCGGCATCCATCACCTCATCAAGGAGGACGAGGGATGA
- the uvrC gene encoding excinuclease ABC subunit UvrC — MAHDSTDNPDDRAHKLPRAAASDTPPDLDPATTGGDDEDEARLPDILEESGAVGEGPLASGHEAIERAVRLAPTSPGVYRMLNANADVLYVGKAKNVKKRLSSYARQNAPQPARILRMIAATVTVEIVSTNTETEALLLEANLIKQLRPRFNVQLRDDKSFPYILITGDHWAPQILKHRGAQSRPGRYFGPFASAGAVNRTITALQRAFLIRSCTDSFFESRTRPCLLYQIRRCAGPCTREIDFGGYTTLVREASDFLSGKSHAVKQELAGEMEKAAGELEFERAALYRDRLAALSAIQSQQGINPRTVEEADVFAIHQEGGFSCVEVFFFRTGQNWGNRAYFPRAEKTFTPEEVLGSFLAQFYDDKPPPRNILLSHEIEESDLLADALAIKAGHKVEVAAPKRGEKKELVAHALTNAREALGRKLADTATQSRLLDAIAATLSLPHSPKRIEVYDNSHIQGTNAVGAMIVAGPDGFVKNQYRKFNIKSEGITPGDDFAMMREVLERRFKRLINPPEEGTVKAKDDDFPQWPDLVIIDGGRGQLNAVREIFANLGLTQVSLMSVAKGPDRDAGRETLFMPEREAIKLEPRDPVLYFIQRLRDEAHRFVIGSHRKLRKKDIREAGLQEIPGIGPSRKRALLHHFGTLKEIERASIADLGKVPGVSAESARRIFEYFHPQPG, encoded by the coding sequence ATGGCTCACGATTCCACCGACAATCCGGACGACCGCGCGCACAAATTGCCGCGGGCTGCCGCGAGCGACACGCCGCCCGACCTCGATCCTGCCACCACGGGCGGCGACGATGAGGACGAGGCGCGGCTGCCTGATATCCTGGAAGAGAGCGGCGCAGTCGGCGAAGGCCCGCTGGCGAGCGGCCACGAGGCGATCGAGCGCGCCGTCCGCCTCGCCCCCACCTCGCCCGGCGTCTATCGCATGCTCAATGCGAATGCCGACGTGCTCTATGTCGGCAAAGCCAAGAACGTCAAAAAGCGCCTGTCCAGCTACGCGCGGCAAAACGCGCCGCAGCCGGCCCGCATCCTGCGCATGATCGCCGCCACGGTGACCGTGGAGATCGTCTCGACCAATACCGAGACCGAAGCGCTGCTGCTGGAAGCCAACCTCATCAAGCAGCTTCGGCCGCGCTTCAACGTGCAGCTGCGCGACGACAAGTCGTTTCCCTATATCCTGATCACCGGGGACCATTGGGCGCCGCAGATCCTGAAACATCGCGGCGCGCAGAGCCGGCCCGGACGCTATTTCGGTCCGTTCGCCTCCGCCGGCGCGGTCAACCGCACCATCACGGCCTTGCAGCGCGCGTTCCTGATCCGCTCCTGCACCGATTCCTTCTTCGAGAGCCGCACCCGGCCTTGCCTGCTCTACCAGATCCGCCGCTGCGCCGGCCCCTGCACCCGCGAGATCGACTTCGGAGGCTATACGACGCTGGTGCGCGAGGCGAGCGACTTCCTGTCGGGCAAAAGCCATGCGGTGAAGCAGGAGCTTGCCGGCGAGATGGAAAAGGCGGCGGGTGAGCTCGAGTTCGAGCGCGCCGCGCTCTACCGCGACCGCCTCGCCGCGCTGTCGGCGATCCAGTCGCAGCAGGGTATCAATCCGCGCACGGTCGAGGAAGCCGACGTGTTCGCCATCCACCAGGAAGGCGGCTTCTCCTGCGTCGAGGTGTTCTTCTTCCGCACCGGCCAGAACTGGGGCAACCGCGCCTATTTTCCGCGCGCGGAAAAGACCTTCACCCCGGAAGAGGTGCTCGGTTCCTTCCTCGCCCAGTTCTACGACGACAAGCCGCCGCCGAGGAACATCCTGCTCTCGCACGAGATCGAGGAGAGCGATCTGCTCGCCGATGCGCTGGCAATCAAGGCCGGCCACAAGGTCGAGGTTGCCGCGCCCAAGCGTGGCGAGAAGAAGGAGCTGGTCGCTCACGCGCTGACCAATGCGCGCGAGGCGCTCGGCCGCAAGCTCGCCGATACCGCCACGCAAAGCCGCCTGCTCGACGCCATAGCGGCAACCCTGAGCCTGCCGCATTCGCCCAAGCGAATCGAAGTCTACGACAACAGCCACATCCAGGGCACGAACGCGGTCGGCGCCATGATCGTCGCCGGCCCGGATGGTTTCGTGAAGAACCAGTACCGCAAGTTCAACATCAAGTCGGAAGGTATCACGCCCGGCGACGACTTCGCGATGATGCGCGAGGTCCTCGAGCGGCGCTTCAAGCGCCTGATCAATCCCCCCGAGGAAGGCACGGTCAAGGCGAAGGACGACGACTTCCCGCAATGGCCCGATCTCGTCATCATCGACGGCGGCCGCGGCCAGCTCAACGCCGTCCGCGAGATCTTCGCAAATCTCGGCCTGACCCAGGTGTCGCTGATGTCGGTCGCCAAGGGGCCGGACCGGGATGCCGGCCGCGAGACCCTGTTCATGCCGGAACGCGAGGCCATCAAGCTGGAGCCGCGCGACCCCGTGCTCTATTTCATCCAGCGCTTGCGCGACGAGGCCCACCGCTTCGTCATCGGCTCGCACCGCAAGCTGCGCAAGAAGGACATCCGCGAGGCCGGCTTGCAGGAGATTCCGGGCATCGGCCCGTCACGCAAACGTGCCTTGCTGCATCATTTCGGGACCCTGAAGGAGATCGAACGCGCCTCGATTGCCGATCTCGGCAAGGTTCCGGGGGTGAGCGCCGAGAGCGCCCGCAGGATTTTCGAGTATTTCCATCCCCAGCCGGGATGA
- a CDS encoding outer membrane protein, whose amino-acid sequence MKRLVVGAAALVAAGWTASAEAADLSYGQRAPYTVNQPLNAYSWAGPYLGGNIGYEWGSVDNNPSKPSGFVGGVQAGYNFQNGPFVFGVEGDIQAAGADDTFAPWKFSNPWFGTLRGRAGYAFNNVLFYGTAGLAFGELRAQTFGWSESHTTAGWTIGAGAEVGLAPNWSAKLEYLYIDLSTSQFAITGVSNGYSANVVRAGVNYRF is encoded by the coding sequence ATGAAGAGGCTCGTTGTGGGCGCAGCCGCGTTGGTTGCAGCCGGCTGGACAGCTTCGGCAGAGGCCGCCGATCTCAGTTACGGGCAGCGTGCGCCCTATACCGTCAACCAGCCGCTCAATGCGTATAGCTGGGCTGGCCCCTATCTCGGCGGCAACATCGGCTATGAATGGGGCTCGGTCGACAACAATCCTTCAAAGCCGTCCGGCTTCGTCGGCGGCGTGCAGGCCGGCTACAACTTCCAGAACGGCCCGTTCGTGTTCGGCGTCGAAGGCGACATCCAGGCCGCCGGCGCCGACGATACCTTCGCGCCGTGGAAGTTCTCCAATCCGTGGTTCGGCACCCTGCGCGGCCGCGCCGGTTATGCCTTCAACAACGTGCTGTTCTACGGCACCGCCGGCCTCGCCTTCGGCGAGCTGCGCGCGCAGACCTTCGGCTGGTCTGAATCGCACACGACCGCCGGCTGGACCATCGGTGCTGGTGCGGAAGTCGGCCTGGCTCCGAACTGGAGCGCCAAGCTCGAATATCTCTACATCGATCTGTCGACCAGTCAGTTCGCAATTACGGGCGTGTCAAACGGCTATAGCGCCAACGTCGTGCGCGCTGGCGTGAACTATCGCTTCTGA
- a CDS encoding cold-shock protein, which translates to MAMTGTVKFFNGERGYGFIKPDDGGRDVFVHITAVERAGLKDLAEGQRITFEVEPDKKGKGPKAVNLVILS; encoded by the coding sequence ATGGCCATGACGGGAACGGTCAAGTTTTTCAACGGCGAACGCGGCTACGGTTTCATCAAGCCTGACGACGGCGGCCGCGACGTCTTCGTGCATATTACTGCTGTGGAGCGGGCCGGACTGAAGGACCTTGCGGAAGGGCAGCGTATTACTTTCGAAGTCGAACCGGACAAGAAGGGGAAGGGACCGAAGGCGGTCAACCTTGTCATCCTCTCCTAG
- a CDS encoding 23S rRNA (adenine(2030)-N(6))-methyltransferase RlmJ, giving the protein MNYRHAFHAGSFADVIKHIVLARIITYLQDKPGAFRVIDTHAGAGLYDLDSDEARRSGEWLTGIARLLQARLSNESAALAKPYLDIVRAFNPKGELKAYPGSPLIARGLLRPQDRLVACELEPKARKALIGVLRRDEQARVVDLDGWVALPAFVPPKERRGVVLIDPPFEAKDEFERLGEAFSTAFAKWPTGIYVIWYPAKNRRATDMLAETVARLAAAAKPPGKCLRLEFSVAPQLEGGALASTGLLIVNPPYTLQSELKTILPELEMPLGQGGAARFRLEVPKP; this is encoded by the coding sequence ATGAATTACCGTCACGCCTTCCACGCCGGCAGCTTCGCCGATGTCATCAAGCACATCGTGCTGGCGCGCATCATCACCTATCTGCAGGACAAGCCGGGGGCGTTCCGCGTCATCGACACCCATGCCGGGGCCGGTCTCTACGATCTCGACAGCGACGAGGCGCGCAGGAGCGGCGAATGGCTGACCGGCATCGCGCGGCTGTTGCAGGCCCGCCTGTCGAACGAGAGCGCGGCGCTGGCCAAGCCCTATCTCGACATCGTCCGCGCCTTCAATCCGAAGGGTGAGCTCAAGGCCTATCCGGGCTCCCCCTTGATCGCGCGCGGTCTGCTCAGGCCGCAGGACCGGCTCGTCGCCTGCGAGCTCGAGCCGAAGGCGCGAAAAGCGCTGATCGGCGTGCTGCGCCGGGACGAACAGGCCCGCGTGGTCGACCTCGACGGCTGGGTGGCGCTGCCGGCCTTCGTGCCGCCAAAGGAGCGGCGCGGCGTCGTGCTGATTGATCCGCCCTTCGAGGCAAAGGACGAGTTCGAGCGGCTGGGCGAAGCCTTCTCGACGGCCTTCGCGAAATGGCCGACCGGCATCTATGTCATTTGGTATCCGGCCAAGAACCGCCGTGCCACCGACATGCTGGCCGAAACGGTCGCGCGGCTCGCAGCTGCAGCAAAACCACCGGGAAAATGTCTGCGCCTCGAATTCAGTGTCGCGCCCCAGCTCGAAGGCGGGGCCCTCGCCTCGACCGGGCTCCTGATCGTCAATCCGCCCTACACGCTGCAGAGCGAGCTCAAGACGATCCTGCCCGAGCTGGAAATGCCGCTCGGCCAGGGCGGTGCTGCCAGATTCCGATTGGAGGTACCCAAGCCTTGA
- a CDS encoding ribonuclease T2: MFHSRLHSFSRLVISLALSLILAAGLASFSGDAKAQDKRQNAPGEFDFYVLALSWSPSFCEEAAERGGRSQIQCGGRPYAFVVHGLWPQYENGFPEYCQRPAPRLNRNIVSSMLDLMPAPGLIFNEWDKHGTCSGLEGRSYFETIRKARAAIKIPAEYLDLSQARTVAPAEVEEAFIKANPGLSSAAVSVTCNRTRLSEVRICLNKDLQFRACDEIERRACRRDQVTMPPIRGG, from the coding sequence ATGTTTCATTCCAGATTGCATTCGTTCTCCCGCTTGGTGATCTCACTGGCCCTTTCCCTGATCCTTGCCGCGGGCCTGGCCTCGTTCTCCGGTGACGCAAAGGCCCAGGACAAACGGCAGAACGCGCCGGGCGAATTCGACTTCTATGTGCTGGCCCTGTCGTGGTCGCCCTCGTTCTGTGAGGAGGCGGCCGAGCGTGGCGGCCGGTCGCAGATCCAGTGCGGCGGACGGCCCTACGCCTTCGTGGTGCATGGGCTGTGGCCGCAATACGAGAATGGCTTTCCGGAATATTGCCAGCGGCCCGCGCCGCGACTGAACCGCAACATCGTCTCCTCGATGCTCGATTTGATGCCGGCCCCGGGCCTGATCTTCAACGAATGGGACAAGCACGGCACCTGCTCCGGCCTCGAGGGCCGCAGCTATTTCGAGACGATCCGCAAGGCGCGCGCCGCGATCAAGATCCCGGCCGAATATCTCGATCTGTCGCAGGCCAGGACCGTGGCGCCGGCGGAGGTCGAGGAGGCCTTCATCAAGGCCAATCCCGGGCTGAGCAGCGCCGCGGTCTCGGTCACCTGCAACCGGACCAGGCTCTCCGAGGTCCGCATCTGCCTCAACAAGGACCTGCAATTCCGCGCCTGCGACGAGATCGAACGCCGCGCCTGCCGCCGCGATCAGGTCACCATGCCGCCGATCAGGGGTGGATAG